A window of the Pedobacter frigiditerrae genome harbors these coding sequences:
- a CDS encoding energy transducer TonB, with amino-acid sequence MKKLVLFLLNLVLVLNALAQTEPKKIKLDTINVSGRLIAGDGSKLANVYIETKSQHNQYLQLKVGATTDSLGNFKLVGIKPTDTLTFFALNNEHIFFNRGSRFLNIMVWPSTNNYNKEAVIVSATRTSKKKTTEFKLTPIDNIGCCNISVKPEYPGGEKKFKEFIYKNLKYPSNAIKNNIEGAVTAEFTIAKDGKLLFPKIINSLGYGCDEAVLEILKHSRKWIPGMKYGRPIVMSYQTNVVFKLID; translated from the coding sequence ATGAAAAAACTCGTACTGTTCTTACTTAATTTAGTACTCGTATTAAATGCACTTGCACAAACAGAACCTAAGAAAATAAAACTAGACACCATAAATGTTAGCGGGAGATTAATAGCTGGCGATGGCAGCAAGCTTGCAAATGTTTACATCGAAACAAAATCTCAGCACAATCAATACTTACAACTAAAAGTTGGGGCTACAACCGACAGTCTCGGGAACTTTAAATTAGTGGGAATTAAACCTACAGATACTCTAACCTTCTTCGCATTGAACAATGAGCATATTTTTTTTAATCGTGGAAGTAGATTTTTAAATATCATGGTTTGGCCGAGTACAAACAATTATAATAAAGAGGCAGTTATTGTTTCTGCTACTAGAACTTCTAAAAAGAAAACAACAGAATTTAAGTTAACCCCAATCGATAATATTGGGTGTTGTAATATTTCAGTAAAACCAGAATACCCTGGTGGTGAAAAGAAATTCAAGGAATTTATTTATAAAAATCTAAAATATCCTTCAAATGCCATAAAGAATAACATAGAGGGAGCTGTAACGGCAGAATTTACAATCGCAAAAGATGGCAAATTGCTATTTCCCAAAATTATAAATAGTCTTGGTTACGGATGTGATGAAGCAGTTTTAGAGATTTTAAAGCATAGTAGAAAGTGGATTCCTGGAATGAAATATGGAAGACCAATAGTAATGAGCTACCAAACAAATGTTGTTTTTAAGTTGATTGACTAA